The sequence GTCGACGTCCTGCCAGAACGTGAAGATCTTCACCGGCCAGGTGGACTCGCCGTACAACCGGTTCGCGCGGGTGCTGCGCACCCGGCTGCAGGCCGCCCCCGAGCACTGGGACGTCGAGGTCGTCACGACCGGTGGCTCCGCGGAGAACATCTACCACCTGGAGGAACAGCAGTACCGGACGTGCTCCCTGGCGCTGGCCCAGCTCAGCACGACCGTGGACGCCGGGTCCGCCATCCACCAGTTCTCCCCCCAGCGGGGCGGCCACCTCGTCGACGGGCTGCGCACCCTCGGGCCCGCCCACGACGACCTCCTCCACGTGATCGTCCGCGCGCCCGGGACCAGCCCGCCCGGCACCGGCGCGGACGTGCGGACCTTCGCCGACCTCTGCGACCGGGCCATCGCCGCCGGGCAGCAGAACTCGGGCACCCGCCAGATCGGCGACGTCCTCCTGCACGTCGGCCTGCCGAGCAGCGGGTGCCGACCGCGGCTGGAGGACGGCTCCATCGACGACGGGCTGCGGCTGCTGGTCGCCGGCGCCGTCGACGCGGTGTTCTGGGCCGGTGGCGCCGGCACCGAGCGCATCCGGACCGAGCTCGCGAGCGGCGCGAAACTGCAGGTCCTCGACCTGGGGCAGTTCCGCGACGCGATCGCGGCGAACTGGGAGGAGGTCTACCACCCACCCGGGCGGTACTTCCCCGGCACCGTCTTCCCCCCCGGCCACCTCGGGCCACGGGACTACCCGGGGATGACGGACGTGGACACCGTCTCGCTGCCCAACGGCGTCCTGGCGCACGAGCGGGCCGACCCGGCGCTGGTCCGGCGGGCGACAGCCGACCTCTTCGCCGATCCG comes from Parafrankia discariae and encodes:
- a CDS encoding TAXI family TRAP transporter solute-binding subunit → MSTESRLGRPRPDRSGATLTTLQRATVVSLVALCAAVAVGLGLTARDDPPSPAWPPGRQSTSCQNVKIFTGQVDSPYNRFARVLRTRLQAAPEHWDVEVVTTGGSAENIYHLEEQQYRTCSLALAQLSTTVDAGSAIHQFSPQRGGHLVDGLRTLGPAHDDLLHVIVRAPGTSPPGTGADVRTFADLCDRAIAAGQQNSGTRQIGDVLLHVGLPSSGCRPRLEDGSIDDGLRLLVAGAVDAVFWAGGAGTERIRTELASGAKLQVLDLGQFRDAIAANWEEVYHPPGRYFPGTVFPPGHLGPRDYPGMTDVDTVSLPNGVLAHERADPALVRRATADLFADPAEYERALWGDNPAGRRVPDALTVYESPLFCYVPLHPAAAEYYRLRFDRGPDCGR